Proteins from a single region of Synchiropus splendidus isolate RoL2022-P1 chromosome 3, RoL_Sspl_1.0, whole genome shotgun sequence:
- the sox17 gene encoding transcription factor SOX-17, translating to MSSPDAGYASDDQNQARCAMSVMMPGLGHCQWAEPLSPLGDPKVKSEPSSSGGQNRGKSEPRIRRPMNAFMVWAKDERKRLAQQNPDLHNAELSKMLGKSWKSLPVSEKQPFVEEAERLRVQHMQDHPNYKYRPRRRKQVKRIKRLDPGFLVHGDHQAASMSGDGRVCVDGLGLGYHDFQLTPHQQQPLAHYRDGLGGASYEPYSLPTPDTSPLDAVESDSIFFPPHSQDDTCHMMPGYSYHPTEYQHQDLHGGLHRHQSLAAEPPPPAYVGCANPLSMYYTQHCGHPKRHPGGAGQLSPPPDSHPADGVDHMHPSELLTEVDRSEFEQYLTSSSARADVYPPHDAGMQGPESLISSVLSDASTAVYYHSYNNS from the exons ATGAGCAGTCCCGATGCGGGTTACGCCAGCGACGATCAGAACCAGGCAAGGTGCGCGATGTCAGTCATGATGCCTGGGTTGGGACACTGTCAGTGGGCCGAACCCCTCAGTCCTCTCGGGGACCCCAAAGTGAAGAGCGAACCTTCGAGCTCCGGCGGGCAGAACCGAGGGAAGAGCGAGCCGAGGATCCGCAGGCCCATGAACGCTTTCATGGTCTGGGCCAAGGATGAGCGCAAGAGGCTCGCGCAGCAGAACCCGGACCTGCACAACGCGGAGCTCAGCAAAATGTTGG GGAAGTCGTGGAAGAGTCTTCCGGTGTCGGAGAAGCAGCCGTTCGTGGAGGAGGCCGAGCGTCTGAGGGTCCAGCACATGCAGGACCACCCCAACTACAAGTACCGGCCGCGCCGGCGGAAGCAGGTGAAGAGGATTAAGAGGTTGGACCCCGGCTTCCTGGTCCACGGCGATCACCAGGCGGCCTCCATGTCCGGGGACGGCCGGGTGTGCGTGGACGGGCTGGGTCTGGGCTACCACGACTTCCAGCTGACCCCGCACCAGCAGCAGCCGCTGGCCCACTACCGAGACGGCCTGGGCGGAGCCTCCTACGAGCCGTACAGCCTCCCCACCCCCGACACCTCTCCTCTGGACGCTGTGGAGTCAGACTCCATCTTCTTCCCGCCTCACTCTCAGGATGACACGTGTCACATGATGCCCGGGTACTCCTACCACCCGACAGAGTACCAGCACCAGGACCTCCACGGCGGCCTGCACCGGCACCAGTCCTTGGCCGCAGAACCTCCTCCACCCGCCTACGTGGGCTGTGCCAACCCTTTGTCTATGTACTACACACAACACTGCGGTCACCCGAAGCGGCACCCGGGCGGAGCGGGTCAGCTCTCCCCCCCGCCGGACTCCCACCCTGCGGACGGCGTGGATCACATGCACCCCTCCGAGCTGCTGACCGAGGTGGACCGCAGCGAGTTTGAGCAGTATTTAACTTCCTCGTCGGCACGTGCGGACGTGTACCCGCCACACGACGCTGGCATGCAAGGACCCGAAAGCCTCATATCATCGGTTCTGTCAGACGCCAGCACAGCTGTGTACTACCACAGCTACAACAACTCCTAA